A window from Bosea sp. ANAM02 encodes these proteins:
- a CDS encoding DUF983 domain-containing protein encodes MAAPEPTLPSPYSTGLAGRCPRCGEGALFDGFLKLKPRCNACGLDYKFADSADGPAVFIMLIAGFIVLGAALYVEIAYEPPIWLHLMIWLPLAILICLGLLRPMKGLAVALQYAHKAEEGRRES; translated from the coding sequence ACGGGGCTGGCAGGTCGCTGCCCGCGCTGCGGTGAGGGCGCGCTGTTCGACGGATTCCTCAAGCTCAAGCCGCGCTGCAATGCCTGCGGGCTCGACTACAAATTCGCCGATTCGGCGGATGGCCCGGCCGTGTTCATCATGCTGATCGCCGGCTTCATCGTGCTCGGCGCGGCGCTCTATGTGGAGATCGCCTATGAGCCGCCGATCTGGCTGCATCTGATGATCTGGCTGCCCTTGGCTATCCTGATCTGCCTCGGCCTGCTCAGGCCGATGAAGGGACTCGCCGTCGCCTTGCAATATGCCCACAAGGCCGAGGAAGGCAGGCGCGAATCGTGA
- a CDS encoding SURF1 family protein codes for MTAVSPSTPRKPGLLLPTLLTVAGVLVLCTLGTWQLQRMGEKHAYIERLQREAAGKPAAMPPSADWAKLDAAALDLTHVVAKGSYVDDRIAGVRTTIAAGPPGSRQLSGFGRWIFQAFKLEDGGIILVNRGFVPESRLGQIGPASGPDTIAGFLRAPESRNSFTPQDLPAIREFYTRDPAAIAASLGQPAAPFYLEAAREGDGMTPPAGVDVRELIARIPDNHLQYALTWFGLALTLLGLFAAWVWQTRKTSA; via the coding sequence GTGACCGCCGTGTCGCCCTCCACCCCGCGCAAGCCCGGCCTGCTGCTGCCGACGCTGCTGACCGTCGCCGGCGTGCTGGTGCTGTGCACGCTCGGCACCTGGCAGCTCCAGCGCATGGGCGAGAAGCACGCCTATATCGAGCGCCTGCAGCGGGAAGCCGCGGGAAAGCCGGCCGCGATGCCGCCGAGCGCCGACTGGGCGAAACTCGATGCCGCTGCACTCGACCTGACCCATGTCGTCGCCAAGGGCAGCTATGTCGACGACCGCATCGCCGGGGTGCGCACCACCATCGCCGCCGGCCCGCCCGGCAGCCGGCAATTGTCCGGCTTCGGGCGCTGGATCTTCCAGGCGTTCAAGCTGGAGGATGGCGGGATCATCCTGGTCAATCGCGGCTTCGTCCCGGAAAGCCGTCTCGGCCAGATCGGCCCGGCCAGCGGCCCCGACACGATAGCCGGCTTCCTGCGGGCCCCGGAAAGCCGCAACAGCTTCACCCCGCAGGACTTGCCGGCGATCCGCGAATTCTACACGCGCGACCCGGCCGCGATCGCAGCCTCGCTCGGCCAGCCGGCGGCACCCTTCTATCTGGAGGCCGCCCGCGAGGGCGACGGCATGACGCCGCCCGCCGGCGTCGATGTGCGCGAGCTGATCGCACGGATCCCGGACAACCACCTGCAATATGCGCTGACCTGGTTCGGGCTGGCGCTGACCCTGCTCGGCTTGTTCGCGGCCTGGGTCTGGCAGACCCGGAAGACGAGCGCCTAA
- the thrC gene encoding threonine synthase codes for MLHVSTRGEAPALSFSDALLTGLARDGGLYLPQSWPKLTTTEIAGFAGKPYKAVAERVLGALTDGDIESGALSGMIGEAYAGFRHPAVCPLTQIGDNLFVLELFHGPTLAFKDVAMQLLGRLMDHVLGQRGQRATIVGATSGDTGGAAIDAFKGLKSVDVFILYPQGRVSDVQRRQMTTVDADNVHAIAVEGTFDDCQNLVKAMFNHHAFRDEIGLSGVNSINWARIAAQVVYYFTAAVSLGGPGRKVSFTVPTGNFGDILAGWVAKQMGLPVERLGIATNSNDILARTLETGAYEMRGVQATTSPSMDIQISSNFERLLFEAHGRDGATVRRLMQSLQQSGRFEIAGAALQRIRGEFDAASQSEDEIASEIRKSWTEAGYLLDPHTAIGVGAARQALKRDPATPMIVLGTAHPAKFPAAVKAASGVEPVLPAHLADLMERNERVTLLPNDLGKVEAFVREHARAVRGAAA; via the coding sequence GTGCTGCATGTTTCCACCCGGGGTGAAGCCCCGGCGCTCAGCTTTTCCGACGCGCTCCTGACCGGGCTTGCCCGCGACGGCGGACTTTACCTACCGCAGAGCTGGCCCAAACTCACCACCACGGAGATCGCGGGCTTCGCCGGGAAGCCCTATAAGGCCGTCGCCGAGCGCGTGCTCGGCGCGCTCACCGATGGCGATATCGAGAGCGGCGCGCTGTCCGGCATGATCGGCGAGGCCTATGCCGGCTTCCGCCACCCGGCCGTCTGCCCGCTGACGCAGATCGGCGACAATCTCTTCGTGCTGGAGCTGTTCCACGGCCCGACGCTCGCCTTCAAGGACGTGGCGATGCAACTGCTCGGCCGGCTGATGGATCATGTGCTCGGGCAGCGCGGCCAGCGCGCCACCATCGTCGGCGCGACCTCGGGCGACACGGGCGGCGCGGCCATCGACGCCTTCAAGGGCCTGAAGAGCGTCGACGTATTCATCCTCTACCCGCAAGGCCGCGTCTCCGACGTGCAGCGCCGGCAGATGACCACGGTCGATGCCGACAACGTCCATGCCATCGCGGTCGAAGGCACCTTCGACGATTGCCAGAACCTCGTGAAGGCGATGTTCAACCATCACGCCTTCCGCGACGAGATCGGGCTCTCGGGCGTCAACTCGATCAACTGGGCCCGCATCGCGGCGCAGGTGGTCTATTACTTCACGGCGGCCGTCTCGCTGGGCGGGCCGGGGCGGAAGGTCTCCTTCACGGTGCCGACCGGCAATTTCGGCGACATCCTCGCCGGCTGGGTCGCCAAGCAGATGGGTCTGCCGGTCGAGCGGCTGGGCATCGCGACCAACAGCAACGACATCCTGGCGCGCACGCTCGAAACCGGCGCCTATGAGATGCGCGGCGTCCAGGCGACGACCTCGCCCTCGATGGACATCCAGATCTCCTCGAATTTCGAGCGCCTGCTGTTCGAGGCGCATGGCCGCGACGGCGCCACTGTCCGCCGGCTGATGCAGTCGCTGCAGCAATCCGGCCGCTTCGAGATCGCCGGCGCAGCGCTCCAGCGCATCCGCGGCGAGTTCGACGCGGCTTCGCAGAGCGAGGACGAGATCGCCAGCGAGATCCGCAAGAGCTGGACCGAGGCCGGCTACCTGCTCGATCCGCATACCGCGATCGGCGTCGGCGCGGCCCGGCAGGCACTGAAGCGCGACCCTGCGACGCCGATGATCGTGCTCGGCACGGCCCATCCCGCCAAGTTTCCGGCAGCGGTGAAGGCTGCCAGCGGCGTCGAGCCGGTGCTTCCGGCCCATCTCGCCGATCTGATGGAGCGCAACGAGCGCGTGACGCTGCTGCCGAACGATCTCGGCAAAGTCGAGGCCTTCGTACGCGAGCATGCGCGGGCCGTGCGCGGAGCGGCGGCGTGA
- a CDS encoding pitrilysin family protein codes for MAAPARPDGPHDPDVALTTLPSGLRVVSQRMDHAATVSLGIWIGAGSRDELPNEHGLAHLLEHMAFKGTARRSALEIAEEIESVGGDLNAATSVEYTCYTARVLGSDLGLAVDILADIITSPSLTEEELKREKGVILQEISAVQDTPDDLVYDRFLQAAFPDQPIGRPILGTAKTVKGFTPDAIRAYLARNYHAGNMVLAASGAVDHDELVALAREHLSKLPATPAQPLAREAGEYRGGEARIGSDEEQVHLVLGLPGLPFKGGQHYALQIFASVLGGGLSSRLFQEVREQRGLAYAIDAFHWPFSDCGVFGIGAGTAPEDAGELIEVALGCLRQAAEDVSEAEVARARAQMKVGLLASLESPGGKLEQMARQVLLFGRAIPREELAARLDAVALEDVRAAGRSLLGHQPTIAAVGPTHGLPPAKRLRHAARAAD; via the coding sequence CTGGCCGCGCCGGCACGGCCGGACGGGCCTCACGACCCCGATGTCGCCCTGACCACCCTGCCCTCCGGGCTGCGCGTCGTCTCGCAGCGCATGGACCATGCCGCGACCGTCTCGCTCGGTATCTGGATCGGGGCCGGTTCGCGCGACGAGCTTCCGAACGAGCACGGGCTCGCCCATCTGCTCGAGCATATGGCGTTCAAAGGTACGGCGCGCCGCAGCGCGCTTGAGATCGCCGAGGAGATCGAGAGCGTCGGCGGCGACCTGAACGCCGCGACCTCCGTCGAATACACCTGCTACACCGCCCGCGTGCTCGGATCGGATCTCGGCCTCGCCGTCGACATCCTCGCCGACATCATCACCTCGCCCTCCCTGACCGAGGAAGAATTGAAGCGCGAGAAGGGCGTGATCCTGCAGGAGATTTCGGCCGTGCAGGATACGCCCGATGACCTCGTCTATGACCGCTTCCTGCAGGCCGCCTTTCCCGACCAGCCGATCGGCCGGCCGATCCTCGGCACCGCCAAGACGGTGAAGGGCTTCACGCCCGACGCGATCCGCGCCTATCTCGCCCGCAACTACCATGCCGGCAACATGGTGCTCGCCGCCTCCGGCGCTGTCGACCATGACGAGCTGGTGGCGCTTGCCAGGGAGCATCTCTCAAAGCTGCCCGCGACCCCGGCCCAGCCGCTTGCACGCGAGGCGGGCGAGTATCGCGGCGGCGAAGCCCGCATCGGCAGCGACGAGGAGCAGGTTCATCTCGTGCTCGGCCTGCCCGGCCTGCCCTTCAAGGGCGGCCAGCACTACGCCCTGCAGATCTTCGCGTCGGTCCTCGGCGGCGGCTTGTCGTCGCGCCTGTTCCAGGAGGTGCGCGAGCAGCGCGGCCTCGCCTATGCGATCGACGCCTTCCACTGGCCCTTCTCCGATTGCGGCGTCTTCGGCATCGGGGCCGGCACGGCGCCCGAGGATGCCGGCGAACTGATCGAGGTCGCGCTCGGCTGCCTGCGCCAGGCGGCGGAGGATGTCAGCGAAGCGGAAGTCGCCCGCGCCCGCGCCCAGATGAAGGTCGGCCTGCTGGCCTCGCTCGAAAGCCCCGGCGGCAAGCTGGAGCAGATGGCGCGGCAGGTGCTGCTCTTCGGCCGGGCGATCCCGCGCGAGGAGCTGGCCGCACGGCTCGATGCGGTGGCGCTCGAAGACGTGCGCGCCGCCGGCCGCTCCCTGCTCGGGCACCAGCCGACGATCGCGGCCGTCGGCCCGACCCATGGCCTGCCGCCGGCCAAGCGCCTGCGTCACGCGGCCCGGGCGGCGGACTGA
- a CDS encoding GNAT family protein, with amino-acid sequence MALFRFPSEPPSRPLIRTPNLYLRAPQAGDHAAWAVLRMESREFLTPWEPTWNEDDLTRASFRLRAKRAAREISTDEAYSLFIFEAGTEALLGGLTLGLIRRGVAQACTLGYWMGRRHAGKGHMTEAVRGAVRFAFSDLALHRVEAACLPNNEPSRRLLERVGFQREGLARAYLKINGNWADHLLYAALSTDALPGNRP; translated from the coding sequence ATGGCTCTCTTCCGTTTCCCGAGCGAGCCGCCGAGCCGCCCGCTGATCCGGACGCCGAACCTCTATCTGCGCGCGCCCCAGGCCGGAGACCATGCGGCCTGGGCCGTGCTGCGCATGGAAAGCCGCGAGTTCCTGACGCCCTGGGAACCGACCTGGAACGAGGACGACCTGACCCGCGCCTCCTTCCGCCTGCGCGCCAAGCGGGCGGCACGCGAGATTTCGACCGACGAGGCCTATTCCCTCTTCATCTTCGAAGCGGGCACGGAAGCCCTGCTCGGCGGGCTGACGCTCGGCCTGATCCGGCGCGGCGTCGCGCAGGCCTGCACGCTCGGCTACTGGATGGGCCGGCGCCATGCCGGCAAGGGCCATATGACGGAGGCCGTACGCGGCGCCGTGCGCTTCGCCTTCTCCGACCTGGCGCTGCACCGCGTCGAGGCCGCCTGCCTGCCCAATAACGAACCGTCGCGGCGCCTGCTCGAGCGTGTCGGCTTCCAGCGTGAAGGGCTGGCGCGGGCCTATCTCAAGATCAACGGCAACTGGGCCGACCACCTGCTCTATGCCGCGCTCTCGACCGATGCCTTGCCCGGAAACCGGCCGTGA
- a CDS encoding YqgE/AlgH family protein produces the protein MKIGSQSRVGGRSYLDGQCLIAMPGMADSRFSRSVVYVCAHSEDGAMGIIVNKPAGDTKFPELLVQLDVIPSEEAIRLPSRAERMQVLRGGPVETKRGFVLHTADFFLESATLPIDEGICLTATLDILRAIANGDGPENAVLALGYAGWAAGQLEAEIQSNGWLHCAADPELLFDESVETKYQRALGKIGIDPAFLSREAGHA, from the coding sequence ATGAAGATTGGCTCACAATCGCGCGTCGGCGGCCGCTCCTATCTCGACGGGCAATGCCTGATCGCGATGCCGGGCATGGCGGATTCACGCTTCAGCCGCAGCGTCGTCTATGTCTGCGCCCATTCCGAGGACGGGGCGATGGGCATTATCGTGAATAAGCCGGCGGGCGACACGAAATTTCCGGAGCTGCTCGTCCAGCTCGACGTGATCCCCTCCGAGGAGGCGATCCGCCTGCCGAGCCGGGCCGAGCGCATGCAGGTTCTGCGCGGCGGGCCGGTCGAGACCAAGCGCGGCTTCGTCCTGCACACGGCCGATTTCTTCCTGGAATCGGCGACCCTGCCGATCGACGAGGGCATCTGCCTGACCGCGACGCTCGACATCCTGCGCGCCATCGCCAATGGCGACGGCCCGGAGAATGCGGTGCTGGCGCTGGGCTATGCCGGCTGGGCCGCGGGGCAATTGGAGGCCGAGATCCAGTCGAACGGCTGGCTGCACTGCGCCGCCGATCCCGAACTGCTCTTCGACGAGAGCGTCGAGACCAAGTACCAGCGCGCGCTCGGCAAGATCGGCATCGACCCTGCCTTCCTGTCGCGCGAGGCTGGGCACGCCTGA
- a CDS encoding protein-disulfide reductase DsbD domain-containing protein, translating to MNRILPLLALLPLAFGHAAGAQEAANEAATSPWSASDHAKLRLIAGPTTPTGKQRVGVEIVMSPGYKTYWRSPGQFGVPPAFDWTGSTNIGGLDVRWPVPERFQDSAGYSIGYVGEVVIPISVQPVDPSRPVMVVLKLDYAVCEKICIPAKGEASLWLEPGVTTVTSPRLESFEARVPVPARPGPHREKIAIVDAGPDDSVVDPGLRLVLQPPAEGRIEDIFVEGSGMWSFGKSRLTPQADGTVLAQIRIDERPKGAAGPIPLIFTVRGTPRPIETRLELDIPAGKP from the coding sequence GTGAACCGTATTCTTCCCCTGCTGGCACTGCTGCCCCTTGCTTTCGGCCATGCCGCCGGCGCGCAGGAGGCAGCCAACGAGGCCGCGACTTCGCCCTGGTCGGCGAGCGACCACGCGAAGCTGCGCCTGATCGCGGGCCCGACGACGCCGACCGGGAAGCAGCGCGTCGGCGTCGAGATCGTGATGTCGCCGGGCTACAAGACCTACTGGCGCAGCCCCGGCCAGTTCGGCGTGCCGCCGGCCTTCGACTGGACCGGCTCGACCAATATCGGCGGGCTCGACGTGCGCTGGCCCGTGCCGGAGCGCTTCCAGGATTCGGCCGGATACTCCATCGGCTATGTCGGCGAGGTCGTGATCCCGATCTCGGTCCAGCCCGTCGATCCGTCGCGGCCGGTGATGGTCGTGCTCAAGCTCGACTATGCCGTCTGCGAGAAGATCTGCATCCCGGCCAAGGGCGAGGCCAGCCTGTGGCTCGAGCCCGGCGTGACGACGGTCACCTCGCCGCGGCTCGAGAGCTTCGAAGCGCGCGTGCCGGTGCCGGCCAGGCCCGGCCCGCACAGGGAGAAGATCGCGATCGTCGATGCCGGGCCCGACGACAGCGTGGTCGATCCGGGCCTGCGCCTCGTCCTGCAGCCGCCGGCGGAAGGCCGGATCGAGGATATCTTCGTCGAGGGCTCCGGCATGTGGTCCTTCGGCAAGTCGCGATTGACGCCGCAGGCCGACGGCACGGTGCTCGCCCAGATCCGGATCGACGAGCGGCCGAAGGGCGCGGCCGGCCCGATCCCGCTGATCTTCACCGTTCGCGGCACGCCGCGGCCGATCGAGACGCGGCTGGAACTCGACATCCCCGCCGGCAAGCCCTAA
- a CDS encoding peroxiredoxin, giving the protein MTIKVGDKLPQATFRVMTADGPAARTTDDLFAGKKVVLFAVPGAFTPTCHRNHLPGYLEKAAEIKAKGVDAIMVTSTNDVFVMDAWSKATGGAGVIEFLSDGNADFAKEIGLSLDGSGFGLGTRSQRYSMLVENGVVKVLSVEEAAGKAEASGAEAMLAKL; this is encoded by the coding sequence ATGACCATCAAGGTGGGTGACAAGCTTCCCCAGGCGACGTTCCGCGTCATGACGGCCGACGGCCCGGCCGCGCGCACGACCGACGACCTGTTCGCCGGCAAGAAAGTGGTGCTCTTCGCCGTGCCCGGCGCCTTCACCCCGACCTGCCATCGCAACCACCTGCCCGGCTATCTGGAGAAGGCGGCCGAGATCAAGGCGAAGGGCGTCGACGCCATCATGGTGACCAGCACCAACGACGTCTTCGTCATGGACGCCTGGTCGAAGGCGACCGGCGGCGCCGGCGTGATCGAGTTCCTTTCGGACGGCAACGCCGATTTCGCCAAGGAAATCGGCCTGTCGCTTGACGGCTCGGGCTTCGGCCTCGGCACCCGCTCGCAGCGCTATTCGATGCTGGTCGAGAACGGCGTGGTGAAGGTTCTCAGCGTCGAGGAAGCCGCCGGCAAGGCGGAAGCCTCCGGCGCCGAGGCGATGCTCGCCAAACTCTGA
- a CDS encoding GNAT family N-acetyltransferase gives MAEITIRPLAATDREAWTPLWHGYLKFYKATLPPDIDAITFGRLTGGEEPMGGFLAFEGDKPLGMVNWVLHRTTWSEKPICYLQDLFIVPESRGTGVGRKLIEAVNQMARVKNCYRVYWQTHESNLQGQALYDKVADKSGFIVYRQPLG, from the coding sequence ATGGCCGAGATCACCATCCGCCCGCTTGCCGCGACCGACCGGGAGGCCTGGACGCCGCTCTGGCATGGCTACCTGAAATTTTACAAGGCTACCCTGCCGCCTGACATCGACGCGATCACCTTCGGGCGCCTGACCGGCGGCGAGGAGCCGATGGGCGGCTTCCTCGCCTTCGAGGGCGACAAGCCGCTCGGCATGGTCAACTGGGTGCTCCACCGCACGACCTGGAGCGAAAAGCCGATCTGCTATCTGCAGGACCTGTTCATCGTGCCGGAATCGCGCGGCACCGGCGTCGGCCGCAAGCTGATCGAGGCGGTGAACCAGATGGCGCGGGTGAAGAACTGCTACCGCGTCTACTGGCAGACGCATGAATCCAACCTGCAGGGACAGGCGCTCTACGACAAGGTCGCCGACAAGTCCGGCTTCATCGTCTACCGCCAGCCGCTGGGTTGA
- a CDS encoding GNAT family N-acetyltransferase, with protein sequence MIAIRDRDEVIERLGADPLANVVLLKHLSAYPQHTRAFQRCSPVGTATLVLMDTAASDYDRKTYPTAAHAALIRSDDAALTEALLGELPTDSGIVFKLGSTAEHDVVKRRYPLARKTSFLSFTSSERIPGRDKGIVGESATDAMYALYRTQNHEQDWLSALLTSGRAFTCMIDSGDEPLSVCFAFESYGQVWEIGGVVTRPEQRGRGLGSRVVGTALEELARRGLMARYQVHEDNIASIRLAESLAMKPLLRLTHYLHEC encoded by the coding sequence GTGATCGCGATCCGGGACAGGGATGAGGTCATCGAGCGGCTCGGCGCCGATCCGCTCGCCAATGTCGTGTTGCTCAAGCATCTCTCGGCCTATCCGCAGCATACGCGAGCGTTTCAGCGATGCTCCCCGGTCGGCACGGCAACGCTCGTCCTGATGGACACCGCAGCCAGCGACTATGACCGCAAGACCTATCCGACGGCGGCCCATGCCGCCCTCATCCGCAGCGACGATGCCGCACTGACGGAGGCGCTGCTCGGCGAACTGCCAACAGATAGCGGCATCGTCTTCAAGCTGGGCAGCACAGCCGAGCACGATGTAGTCAAGCGACGCTATCCGCTCGCGCGCAAAACCAGCTTCCTGTCGTTCACCTCATCGGAGCGCATTCCCGGCCGTGACAAGGGCATCGTCGGAGAGAGCGCCACGGATGCCATGTACGCGCTCTATCGCACGCAGAATCATGAACAGGACTGGCTCTCGGCGCTGCTGACGAGCGGACGCGCCTTCACCTGCATGATCGACTCGGGCGATGAGCCGCTCTCCGTCTGCTTCGCCTTCGAGAGCTATGGCCAAGTCTGGGAAATCGGCGGCGTGGTCACGCGGCCCGAGCAGCGCGGGCGCGGCCTTGGATCGCGCGTGGTCGGAACGGCGCTCGAGGAGTTGGCGCGGCGCGGGCTGATGGCGCGCTATCAAGTCCATGAGGACAACATTGCCTCGATCCGCCTCGCAGAATCGCTCGCGATGAAGCCGCTCCTGCGCCTGACCCATTACCTGCACGAGTGCTAG
- the rnhA gene encoding ribonuclease HI has product MSDTVEVWTDGACSGNPGPGGWGAILTFNGVEKELSGGEAQTTNNRMELMAAIAALEALKRPVTVALHTDSQYLRQGITGWIHGWKKNGWKTADRKPVKNAELWQRLETALGRHKIEWKWVKGHAGDAMNERADALARAGMAPFKSGGR; this is encoded by the coding sequence ATGAGCGACACGGTCGAAGTCTGGACGGACGGCGCTTGCTCGGGAAACCCTGGTCCCGGCGGCTGGGGCGCGATCCTGACCTTCAATGGCGTCGAGAAGGAACTCTCCGGCGGCGAGGCGCAGACCACCAATAACCGCATGGAACTGATGGCGGCGATCGCCGCGCTGGAGGCGCTGAAGCGCCCGGTCACGGTCGCGCTCCACACCGACAGCCAGTATCTGCGGCAGGGCATCACCGGCTGGATCCATGGCTGGAAGAAGAACGGCTGGAAGACGGCCGACCGCAAGCCGGTCAAGAATGCCGAGCTCTGGCAACGCCTCGAAACCGCGCTCGGCCGCCACAAGATCGAGTGGAAATGGGTCAAGGGCCATGCCGGCGACGCGATGAACGAGCGCGCCGATGCCCTGGCGCGCGCCGGCATGGCGCCGTTCAAGAGCGGTGGTCGCTGA
- a CDS encoding homoserine kinase, producing MAVYTEVPDDEMAAFVARYGIGELLSAKGIAEGVENSNYLIRTTQGAFILTLYEKRVNPEDLPFFLGLIQHLAARGVICPQPVSDSRGEMLGRLAGRPAAIVTFLDGLSVRRPTSAHCQELGRGLALLHQAGADFTMERVNALSVPGWRPLAEQAGTDADKVSPGLARRVAAEIAVHEASWPQDLPRGVIHADLFPNNVFFIGDRLSGLIDFYFACTDAYAYDLAICLNSWCFEADSSFNLTKGQAILAGYESVRPLNEAEVEALPQLCRGSALRFLLTRLVDWLNVPPGALVKPHDPLEYDRKLAFHQRVADAREYGLKR from the coding sequence GTGGCCGTCTATACCGAAGTGCCCGATGACGAGATGGCCGCCTTCGTGGCGCGCTACGGCATCGGCGAGCTCCTCTCCGCCAAGGGCATCGCCGAGGGCGTCGAGAATTCGAACTACCTGATCCGCACCACGCAGGGCGCCTTCATCCTCACTCTCTACGAGAAGCGGGTTAACCCGGAGGACCTGCCGTTCTTCCTCGGCCTGATCCAGCATCTGGCCGCGCGCGGCGTGATCTGCCCCCAGCCGGTCAGCGACAGCCGTGGCGAGATGCTTGGCCGCCTCGCCGGGCGCCCGGCCGCGATCGTCACCTTTCTCGATGGTCTCTCCGTGCGCCGCCCGACATCGGCCCATTGCCAGGAGCTCGGCCGCGGCCTCGCCCTTCTGCATCAGGCCGGCGCCGATTTCACGATGGAGCGGGTCAATGCGCTTTCCGTGCCGGGCTGGCGTCCGCTCGCCGAGCAGGCGGGCACCGATGCCGACAAGGTCTCGCCGGGCCTCGCGCGCCGCGTCGCCGCCGAGATCGCCGTGCATGAGGCGAGCTGGCCGCAAGACCTGCCGCGCGGCGTGATCCATGCTGATCTCTTCCCCAACAACGTCTTCTTCATCGGCGACCGGCTCTCGGGGCTGATCGACTTCTATTTCGCCTGCACCGACGCCTATGCCTATGACCTCGCGATCTGCCTGAACTCCTGGTGTTTCGAGGCCGACAGCTCGTTCAACCTGACCAAGGGCCAGGCCATTCTCGCCGGCTACGAGAGCGTCCGGCCCCTGAATGAGGCGGAGGTCGAGGCGTTGCCGCAGCTCTGCCGGGGTAGCGCCCTGCGTTTCCTGCTGACGCGCCTTGTCGACTGGCTCAACGTGCCGCCGGGCGCCTTGGTCAAGCCGCATGATCCGCTCGAATACGACCGCAAGCTCGCCTTCCACCAGCGCGTCGCCGACGCCCGCGAATATGGGTTGAAGCGATGA
- the ispH gene encoding 4-hydroxy-3-methylbut-2-enyl diphosphate reductase: MTKPPLDILLCAPRGFCAGVVRAIDAVEKALTLHGAPVYVRHEIVHNKYVVESLKRKGAVFVAELDEVPDETRPVIFSAHGVAKAVPAAAKARNLFAIDATCPLVTKVHREAEVHHKRGRHILLVGHAGHPEVIGTMGQLPEGAITLIETLDDVATLQAPDGQPLAYVTQTTLSVDDTREIVEALQARFPELIAPHKEDICYATTNRQEAVKRVAPLVEGLIVVGSPNSSNSQRLREVAERAGCPVARLVLRTDEIDWSVFGNIRSLGITAGASAPEVLVEEIIDAFAVRYDVRVETVSTADENVFFPLPRELRGEAAE; encoded by the coding sequence GTGACCAAGCCGCCGCTCGACATCCTGCTCTGTGCCCCGCGCGGCTTCTGCGCCGGGGTGGTGCGCGCCATCGACGCCGTCGAGAAGGCGCTGACGCTGCATGGCGCGCCGGTCTATGTCCGCCACGAGATCGTCCATAACAAATACGTCGTCGAATCCCTGAAGCGGAAAGGCGCGGTCTTCGTTGCCGAGCTCGACGAGGTGCCGGATGAGACGCGGCCGGTGATCTTCTCGGCGCATGGCGTCGCCAAGGCGGTGCCGGCGGCGGCGAAGGCGCGCAATCTCTTCGCCATCGACGCGACCTGCCCGCTCGTGACCAAGGTCCATCGCGAGGCCGAGGTCCATCACAAGCGCGGCCGCCATATCCTGCTCGTCGGCCATGCCGGTCATCCCGAGGTGATCGGCACGATGGGCCAGCTCCCCGAGGGCGCGATCACCCTGATCGAGACGCTGGACGACGTCGCGACGCTTCAGGCACCGGACGGCCAGCCGCTCGCCTATGTCACCCAGACCACGCTCTCGGTCGACGATACCCGCGAGATCGTCGAGGCCCTGCAGGCCCGCTTCCCGGAGCTGATCGCCCCGCACAAGGAAGACATCTGCTACGCCACGACCAATCGCCAGGAGGCGGTGAAGCGTGTCGCGCCCTTGGTCGAAGGGCTGATCGTCGTCGGTTCGCCGAATTCCTCGAACTCGCAGCGCCTGCGCGAGGTCGCCGAGCGCGCCGGCTGCCCGGTGGCGCGGCTCGTGCTGCGTACCGACGAGATCGACTGGTCGGTCTTCGGCAACATCCGCAGCCTCGGCATCACAGCCGGCGCGAGCGCGCCCGAGGTGCTGGTCGAGGAGATCATCGACGCCTTCGCTGTGCGCTATGACGTCCGCGTCGAGACCGTCTCGACCGCGGACGAGAACGTCTTCTTCCCGCTGCCGCGCGAATTGCGCGGCGAGGCGGCGGAATAG